The following proteins are encoded in a genomic region of Methanoculleus bourgensis MS2:
- a CDS encoding cation-translocating P-type ATPase — protein MPPPPDWWSLTSEEVLQELRARPAGLTAKEAEERLERYGENVLREEARETRFQVFLRQFKSILIAILVIAAVVSFLVGEPQDAAAILIIVVLNALLGYTQEWQAGEAIEALKKMLVQRAVVIRDGEQQEIDAAGVVPGDIVLLEMGERVPADLAIVEATSLQVDEAPLTGESAPVDKAPGRLPPGTGLAERSNMTFAGTTVVNGRGQGVVVATGMETEFGKIAGLSQLVTAEATPLSRQMDVLGRDIGFIALGIAALAVVVGLLQQRGLLEMFLVGVSLAVAVIPEGLPAVVTLTLAIGIKTMMQKNCLIRRLPASETLGAVSVICTDKTGTLTRNEMAVVRVKTPGAEVAVTGTGYAPEGVFLLDGRAIDPGDYPGLRQFLRAVLLCNHATIAHDGVGGWRIFGTPTEGALVVAAAKAGLSRDDAPAAVDEFSFDSTRKRMTIIYREDDGDVAYVKGAPEVLLARSSGVLVDGSVVALTDDLRETIREEIAGYASGGLRVLGAAYRPLPAGLPRTADAVEEDLIFLGFAGILDPPRPEAAEAIRLCRSAGIDVIMITGDNPLTAYAIAEDLGLPSEGALTGTDLEALTDDELEERLRVTKVLSRVTAAHKLRVIDILSRKRAVIAMTGDGVNDAPALKKASIGIAMGIKGTDVAKESSDMVLVDDNFASIVAGVEEGRREYDNIARFTRYLLSSNVGEIVAIVGGLLLGLPLILIPVQILWINLITDGLTALALGLEPAEKDVMQQRPRDPGEPILTRAAFTIILALGALLGLLTLYVFSGLYHIDLDRARTMAFTGLIVFELYNVLNFRSFRFPLHRIGFFSNPALLYAILGSLALQVLVVYVPVFQDFLGTAPLTLADWGLLALLGLPVLLAGEVYKILRSRGGNPRVLPTR, from the coding sequence ATGCCCCCGCCGCCCGACTGGTGGAGCCTCACGTCGGAGGAGGTCCTGCAGGAACTCAGGGCCCGTCCCGCCGGCCTGACCGCGAAGGAAGCAGAGGAGCGGCTGGAGCGCTACGGGGAGAACGTCCTCCGGGAGGAAGCCCGGGAAACACGGTTCCAGGTCTTCCTCCGGCAGTTTAAGAGTATCCTCATCGCGATCCTGGTCATCGCCGCGGTGGTCTCGTTCCTTGTCGGAGAGCCCCAGGACGCCGCCGCGATCCTCATCATCGTCGTCTTAAACGCCCTCCTCGGGTACACCCAGGAGTGGCAGGCCGGGGAGGCGATCGAGGCGCTCAAGAAGATGCTCGTCCAGCGGGCCGTGGTCATCCGCGACGGCGAGCAGCAGGAGATCGACGCAGCCGGGGTCGTGCCGGGAGACATCGTCCTCCTCGAGATGGGGGAGCGGGTGCCTGCCGATCTTGCGATCGTCGAGGCGACGTCGCTCCAGGTCGACGAGGCGCCGCTGACGGGGGAGTCGGCGCCCGTTGATAAGGCGCCGGGCCGGCTCCCGCCCGGGACCGGGCTTGCCGAGCGGAGCAACATGACGTTTGCCGGCACGACGGTCGTCAACGGCCGGGGGCAGGGGGTGGTCGTCGCCACAGGGATGGAGACCGAGTTTGGGAAGATCGCGGGTCTCTCCCAGCTGGTTACGGCGGAAGCGACCCCGCTCTCCCGGCAGATGGACGTCCTCGGCCGCGACATCGGCTTTATCGCCCTTGGCATCGCGGCGCTCGCGGTCGTCGTCGGGCTCCTGCAGCAGCGGGGACTCCTGGAGATGTTCCTCGTCGGGGTCTCGCTTGCGGTGGCGGTGATCCCGGAGGGTCTCCCGGCGGTCGTGACCCTGACGCTCGCTATCGGGATCAAGACCATGATGCAGAAGAACTGCCTCATCAGGCGGCTCCCTGCGTCGGAGACCCTCGGCGCGGTCTCGGTGATCTGCACCGACAAGACCGGGACCCTCACCAGGAACGAGATGGCGGTCGTCCGGGTGAAGACCCCGGGTGCGGAGGTTGCGGTCACCGGGACCGGTTACGCTCCCGAGGGGGTGTTCCTCCTCGACGGCCGGGCAATCGACCCCGGGGACTACCCCGGGCTTCGGCAGTTCCTCCGGGCCGTCCTCCTCTGCAACCACGCGACCATCGCCCACGACGGGGTGGGGGGATGGCGGATCTTCGGGACCCCGACCGAGGGGGCGCTCGTTGTCGCGGCGGCGAAGGCCGGGCTCTCCCGGGACGATGCCCCCGCGGCGGTCGATGAGTTCTCGTTTGACTCCACCCGGAAGCGGATGACGATCATCTACCGGGAGGATGACGGCGACGTCGCCTACGTGAAAGGGGCGCCTGAGGTGCTCCTCGCCCGGTCGTCGGGGGTGCTCGTGGACGGATCGGTCGTGGCGCTCACCGACGACCTCCGCGAGACGATCAGGGAGGAGATCGCCGGGTACGCGTCCGGGGGGCTCCGGGTGCTCGGGGCCGCATACCGCCCGCTCCCGGCGGGTCTTCCCCGGACGGCGGATGCGGTGGAGGAGGACCTGATCTTCCTCGGGTTTGCCGGGATCCTCGACCCCCCGCGTCCTGAAGCGGCTGAGGCGATCCGGCTCTGCAGGAGCGCCGGGATCGACGTCATCATGATCACCGGGGACAATCCCCTGACCGCCTACGCCATCGCAGAGGACCTCGGGCTCCCGAGTGAGGGGGCGCTTACCGGGACCGACCTCGAAGCCCTGACCGACGACGAACTCGAAGAGCGGCTCCGGGTGACGAAGGTCCTCTCCCGGGTCACAGCCGCACACAAACTCCGGGTGATCGATATCCTCTCCCGGAAGCGGGCGGTCATCGCGATGACCGGCGACGGGGTGAACGACGCCCCGGCGCTGAAGAAGGCGAGTATCGGGATTGCGATGGGGATCAAGGGGACCGATGTCGCGAAGGAGTCAAGCGATATGGTGCTCGTGGACGACAACTTCGCAAGCATCGTCGCCGGCGTCGAGGAAGGACGCCGGGAGTACGACAACATCGCCCGGTTCACCCGCTACCTCCTCTCCTCGAACGTCGGGGAGATCGTCGCGATCGTCGGCGGGCTCCTCCTGGGGCTGCCGCTGATCCTCATCCCGGTCCAGATCCTCTGGATCAACCTCATCACCGACGGCCTGACCGCGCTTGCGCTCGGGCTTGAGCCTGCCGAGAAGGACGTCATGCAGCAGCGGCCGCGGGACCCCGGGGAGCCGATCCTCACGCGGGCTGCGTTCACGATCATCCTCGCCCTCGGGGCCTTGCTCGGGCTGCTGACCCTCTACGTCTTCTCGGGGCTCTACCATATCGACCTCGACCGGGCGCGGACGATGGCGTTTACCGGGCTGATCGTCTTTGAACTCTACAACGTCCTGAACTTCAGGTCATTCCGGTTCCCGCTCCACCGGATCGGGTTCTTCTCAAACCCGGCCCTGCTCTACGCCATCCTCGGGAGCCTCGCTCTCCAGGTGCTGGTGGTCTACGTCCCGGTCTTCCAGGACTTCCTCGGGACCGCACCCCTGACCCTCGCCGACTGGGGGCTGCTCGCCCTCCTTGGGCTGCCGGTGCTCCTCGCGGGAGAGGTCTATAAGATCCTCAGGAGCCGGGGCGGGAATCCCCGGGTCCTCCCCACCCGATGA
- a CDS encoding ArsB/NhaD family transporter: protein MIGPELIAIAVFLFTYALIIDERIHRAVAAMLGASVIVFLHIVPWEMIPVYVDLGTIFLLMGMMIIVNTARGSGLFEYIAIKTAKLAKGSPIRVLLLFSVVTAVVSAFLDNVTTVLLLTPMLLYIANVMRITPVPFLIAEIFASNIGGAATLIGDPPNIMIGSAAGLSFNEFLINLGPIMAIDLVVVMGMLFLIYRKDLHVSPDEQEGIEKTFADLNERDAIRDWPLFKKSVIVIMLVIAMFFTHDLLGLEPALVALIGASILLFWSRQPPEEIFEKIEWPALFFFGGLFIVVGALVETGMIAALAEFVVSNVHSQGEAMLIIAWFAALASAIVDNIPLTATLIPLIHDMGASMDTYPLWWALSLGACLGGNGTAIGASANVVVVGIAARNEIPITFVDFLKVGMLVLFVTVGIGSALLWLRFFVL from the coding sequence ATGATCGGCCCGGAACTGATCGCCATCGCGGTCTTCCTCTTCACCTACGCGCTCATCATCGACGAGCGGATCCACCGTGCGGTGGCGGCGATGCTCGGCGCCTCGGTCATCGTCTTCCTCCACATCGTCCCGTGGGAGATGATCCCGGTCTACGTCGACCTCGGCACGATCTTCCTGTTGATGGGGATGATGATCATCGTCAACACCGCCCGGGGGAGCGGTCTCTTTGAGTACATCGCCATCAAGACAGCGAAACTCGCAAAAGGGAGCCCAATACGAGTATTGCTGCTCTTCTCGGTCGTGACCGCGGTCGTCAGCGCGTTCCTCGACAACGTCACCACGGTCCTCCTGCTCACCCCGATGCTGCTCTACATCGCAAACGTGATGCGGATCACCCCGGTGCCCTTCCTCATCGCCGAGATCTTCGCCTCGAACATCGGCGGGGCGGCAACCCTCATCGGCGACCCCCCGAACATCATGATCGGGTCTGCCGCGGGGCTCTCGTTCAACGAGTTCCTGATCAACCTCGGCCCCATCATGGCCATCGACCTCGTCGTCGTCATGGGGATGCTCTTCCTGATCTACAGAAAAGACCTCCATGTCTCGCCCGACGAGCAGGAGGGGATCGAGAAGACGTTTGCAGACCTAAACGAGCGGGATGCGATCCGCGACTGGCCGCTCTTCAAGAAGTCGGTCATCGTCATCATGCTGGTTATCGCGATGTTCTTCACCCACGACCTCCTCGGCCTGGAACCGGCCCTCGTCGCCCTGATCGGGGCATCGATCCTCCTCTTCTGGAGCAGGCAGCCTCCTGAGGAGATCTTTGAGAAGATCGAGTGGCCCGCCCTCTTCTTCTTCGGTGGGCTCTTCATCGTCGTCGGCGCACTCGTCGAGACCGGGATGATCGCGGCCCTTGCGGAATTCGTGGTGAGTAACGTCCACTCGCAGGGGGAGGCGATGCTGATCATTGCCTGGTTCGCGGCGCTCGCATCAGCGATCGTGGACAACATCCCCCTCACCGCCACCCTGATCCCGCTGATCCACGATATGGGTGCCTCGATGGATACCTACCCACTCTGGTGGGCGCTTTCGCTCGGCGCGTGCCTGGGTGGGAATGGGACCGCCATTGGGGCGTCGGCAAACGTCGTCGTGGTCGGGATCGCCGCCCGGAACGAGATCCCGATAACCTTCGTGGATTTCCTGAAGGTCGGGATGCTCGTGCTCTTCGTGACGGTCGGGATCGGCTCCGCGCTCCTCTGGCTCAGGTTCTTCGTCCTGTGA
- a CDS encoding HEAT repeat domain-containing protein yields MTTLDDIDTMRDARDVDGLIRALKDEDEFVRSQAALSLGALADQRAREPLDRMRSEDPSPSAREAAATAYRWVVGRLEEVEAGHGITGRRT; encoded by the coding sequence ATGACAACACTGGACGATATCGATACCATGCGTGATGCCCGGGACGTCGACGGGCTGATCCGGGCGCTCAAGGACGAGGACGAGTTCGTCAGGTCGCAGGCGGCCCTCTCCCTCGGGGCGCTCGCCGACCAGAGGGCGAGGGAACCGCTCGACCGCATGCGCAGCGAAGACCCGAGCCCCTCGGCCCGGGAGGCGGCCGCGACCGCGTACCGGTGGGTGGTCGGCCGCCTCGAGGAGGTCGAGGCCGGCCACGGCATCACAGGACGAAGAACCTGA
- a CDS encoding HEAT repeat domain-containing protein: MHEKDIDIMRRAHNIDGLIRALADPDEIIRQVAAEALGSVGDERAMEPLERLKFSDSDAEVRRAASLAHAQVAGRLAEKKDVEGMHLSA, translated from the coding sequence ATGCACGAGAAGGATATTGACATCATGCGACGGGCGCATAATATCGACGGGCTGATCCGGGCGCTTGCGGACCCGGACGAGATCATACGTCAGGTCGCGGCCGAAGCGCTCGGCTCCGTCGGCGACGAACGAGCGATGGAACCGCTGGAGCGGCTGAAGTTCTCGGACTCTGATGCGGAGGTCCGGCGGGCCGCGTCGCTTGCGCACGCCCAGGTGGCGGGAAGGCTTGCGGAGAAGAAGGATGTGGAGGGGATGCATCTCAGTGCGTAG
- a CDS encoding DNA-methyltransferase produces the protein MRSVTINGNTFYNGDCVPGAEEHIPENTVDLIITDPPYGINGDRLHRHYNRDEGFVVEGYVEVPVDEYGEFSRAWIRQAERILRPGGSLYIVSGYTNLYHILAALRETGLAEVNHIIWHYNFGVYTRRKYVSSHYHILYYEKPGGRRTFNLEARYGTDERDPGNGSLNYCDREDVWTINREYKPGRLKNKNELPTELLVKMMQYSSNEGDLVCDMFLGGFSTARVAIGLNRRVTGFEISEPVFAAKTAEIRATKPGYLLPGLRTPEKTGDPPNRGKPWTDAEMGRLAVRFAELRDAGMTKKDAVAVLGQELGRGRWAIERMLKGLDTGG, from the coding sequence ATGCGGTCCGTAACAATCAACGGGAACACATTCTATAACGGCGACTGCGTGCCCGGGGCAGAGGAGCATATCCCGGAGAACACCGTCGACCTGATCATCACCGATCCCCCCTACGGCATCAACGGCGACCGGCTCCACCGGCACTACAACCGGGACGAGGGGTTCGTCGTCGAGGGCTACGTCGAGGTCCCGGTCGACGAGTACGGGGAATTCAGCCGTGCGTGGATTCGGCAGGCGGAACGGATCCTCAGGCCCGGGGGCTCGCTCTACATAGTCTCGGGGTACACAAACCTCTACCATATCCTCGCCGCCCTGCGGGAGACCGGGCTGGCCGAGGTCAACCACATCATCTGGCACTACAACTTCGGGGTCTACACCCGCAGGAAGTACGTCTCCTCCCACTACCACATCCTCTACTATGAAAAACCAGGAGGCCGGCGGACGTTCAACCTGGAGGCCCGTTACGGCACCGACGAGCGGGATCCGGGGAACGGGTCGCTCAACTACTGCGACCGGGAGGATGTCTGGACTATCAACCGGGAGTACAAACCGGGCCGGCTCAAGAACAAGAACGAACTGCCGACCGAGCTGCTGGTGAAGATGATGCAGTACAGCAGCAACGAGGGCGACCTGGTCTGCGATATGTTTCTCGGCGGGTTCTCGACGGCCCGGGTCGCCATCGGCCTCAACCGCCGGGTGACCGGGTTTGAGATCTCAGAACCGGTCTTTGCGGCGAAGACGGCGGAGATCAGGGCCACGAAGCCGGGCTACCTCCTCCCGGGGCTCCGGACCCCTGAGAAGACCGGGGACCCGCCGAACCGGGGGAAGCCCTGGACCGATGCGGAGATGGGCCGCCTTGCGGTGCGGTTTGCGGAACTCCGGGATGCAGGGATGACGAAGAAGGACGCGGTCGCGGTCCTCGGGCAGGAACTCGGGCGGGGCCGGTGGGCCATCGAGCGGATGCTCAAAGGGCTGGATACTGGGGGGTGA
- a CDS encoding V4R domain-containing protein, translated as MEDGMDSRGRPGRPSGIREIDLYSTPEGARAVGNPVRRVILAALREREHSFDEIVALSGRVKSTVSVHLQEMAAAGVVGSRPDPDDARKKIFFLTGDLVGTVSAEDRIADALSAYAGVYGAGAADPFAFYKLTFRTVRVLLMQEGILLDPLLTRAGEWIGEELYPAVADPTTEVFCTNIARFWEDHNLGRVEVAGTEPLTLLVYDCFECEDLPVTGRPACAFDSGILRALFSGHYGRPTAAIETRCYSMGFDHCRFEVVPEDGGGERGG; from the coding sequence ATGGAGGACGGGATGGACAGCAGGGGGAGACCGGGCCGGCCGAGCGGGATCCGGGAGATCGACCTCTATTCGACGCCGGAAGGGGCGCGGGCGGTCGGGAACCCGGTGCGGCGGGTGATCCTTGCGGCGCTCCGTGAACGCGAGCATTCGTTTGACGAGATCGTCGCCCTCTCCGGGAGGGTGAAGTCGACGGTCTCGGTGCACCTGCAGGAGATGGCGGCGGCGGGCGTGGTCGGGTCTCGGCCTGACCCTGATGATGCGAGGAAAAAGATCTTCTTCCTCACCGGCGACCTTGTGGGAACTGTCTCGGCAGAGGACCGGATAGCCGATGCGCTCTCCGCCTACGCAGGGGTTTACGGTGCGGGGGCGGCCGACCCCTTCGCGTTCTACAAGCTGACCTTCCGGACGGTCCGGGTCCTGCTCATGCAGGAGGGGATCCTCCTCGACCCGCTCCTCACCCGGGCCGGCGAGTGGATAGGGGAGGAACTCTACCCGGCGGTGGCTGACCCGACGACTGAGGTCTTCTGCACCAACATCGCCCGGTTCTGGGAGGACCACAACCTCGGAAGGGTTGAGGTCGCCGGGACGGAGCCGCTGACCCTCCTCGTCTACGACTGCTTTGAGTGCGAAGACCTGCCCGTCACCGGCAGGCCCGCGTGCGCGTTCGACTCCGGTATCCTCCGGGCGCTCTTCTCCGGCCACTACGGGCGGCCGACAGCGGCGATCGAGACCCGGTGCTACTCGATGGGGTTTGACCACTGCCGGTTTGAGGTGGTGCCGGAGGATGGCGGTGGAGAGAGGGGCGGGTGA
- a CDS encoding FprA family A-type flavoprotein yields MMATNLAPGVYWVGAIDWNLREYHGYTLPGTTYNAYLVRGEKTALIDSAYAGFENQILGRVASVCEPGEIDYIVLNHIEMDHSGCLPTLVRKMPGIPIYCTERAKTGLARHYDTSGWNIKVVKTGDTLDLGGKTLTFLEAPMLHWPDSMFTYLAEDAILFPNDAFGQHIASAARFDDQLGKEEALAHAQKFFANLIIPLAPKVLKKLDEVGKLGIYIDMIAPSHGIIWRSYAADILKAYTDWSQGVAKDKVTIVYDTMHGSTTMMAQAIAEGVMAEGADVRVCLLRDGRYEGTHRSDIVTDILDSKAVLIGSPTLQDEVLPTVAGFLSYLRGLRPGRLGAKKIGCAFGSHGGMGGAVAQAEEALKAAGIEVIDGGFHVNYRPDADELTRAYELGRKVAREIRAR; encoded by the coding sequence ATGATGGCTACAAACCTCGCCCCCGGCGTCTACTGGGTCGGGGCAATTGACTGGAATTTGAGGGAGTACCACGGATACACGCTCCCGGGAACGACTTACAACGCCTACCTCGTCCGCGGTGAGAAGACAGCGCTCATCGACAGCGCCTACGCCGGCTTCGAGAACCAGATCCTCGGCCGGGTGGCGTCGGTCTGCGAACCTGGCGAGATCGACTACATCGTCTTAAACCACATCGAGATGGACCACTCCGGCTGCCTGCCCACGCTCGTGCGGAAGATGCCGGGCATCCCGATCTACTGCACCGAGCGGGCAAAGACCGGACTTGCCCGCCACTACGACACCAGCGGCTGGAACATCAAGGTTGTCAAGACCGGCGACACCCTCGACCTCGGCGGGAAGACGCTTACCTTCCTTGAAGCGCCGATGCTCCACTGGCCAGACTCGATGTTCACCTACCTCGCGGAAGACGCCATCCTCTTCCCGAACGACGCCTTCGGGCAGCACATCGCAAGCGCCGCCCGGTTCGACGACCAGCTCGGGAAGGAAGAGGCGCTCGCGCACGCCCAGAAGTTCTTCGCGAACCTGATCATACCGCTCGCGCCCAAAGTCCTGAAGAAACTCGACGAGGTCGGGAAACTCGGGATCTACATAGACATGATCGCGCCGAGCCACGGCATCATCTGGCGGTCGTACGCCGCGGATATCCTCAAGGCCTACACCGACTGGAGCCAGGGCGTCGCGAAGGACAAGGTCACGATCGTCTACGACACCATGCACGGCTCGACCACGATGATGGCCCAGGCCATCGCCGAGGGCGTCATGGCCGAAGGCGCCGACGTCCGGGTCTGCCTCCTCCGCGACGGCCGCTACGAAGGAACGCACCGGAGCGATATCGTCACTGATATCCTCGACTCAAAGGCAGTCCTCATCGGATCGCCGACGCTCCAGGACGAGGTCCTCCCCACGGTGGCCGGGTTCCTCAGTTACCTTCGCGGGTTACGTCCGGGCCGTCTCGGGGCAAAGAAGATCGGGTGCGCGTTCGGGTCGCACGGCGGCATGGGCGGCGCGGTTGCCCAGGCAGAGGAGGCCCTGAAGGCGGCTGGTATCGAGGTCATCGACGGCGGATTCCACGTGAACTACCGCCCTGATGCCGACGAACTCACGCGGGCCTACGAACTCGGGCGGAAGGTGGCGCGGGAGATCCGCGCCCGGTAG
- a CDS encoding lysylphosphatidylglycerol synthase transmembrane domain-containing protein: MKNLRWIALSLLLSGAALAGLLAVTFTPETRAYLGRVSIAAILLALGFQAASCLCRVVRLRVLCRGLGYTVPFPALTLTLFLSLFAGSITPGQVGGEPVRIHRLSLSGLTVGDATTVVVVERVLDLVVFFSLTLAALLSLRHLWGYLAATVLYPVAAFLVLVLTLILLLIILIRHPSFMKRMVGGITTRILDKCSRSRRWLRFCPGAGDAGSLEARIDHEIEAFAAGFSRFVRGGRRALIGALLVTIFEWISIFSVASALLVALGLPPSLPESFLFQGILQMIADIPLIPGAAGISEIGAATLYRRIVPAYLLGLFVVLWRLILYYSNIPLGLIAGVLAARERSGETGEGDPEPRHTKNL, encoded by the coding sequence ATGAAGAACCTGCGCTGGATCGCGCTCTCGCTCCTCCTCAGTGGCGCGGCTCTGGCAGGACTCCTCGCAGTGACCTTCACCCCCGAGACCCGGGCCTACCTCGGGCGGGTCAGCATCGCCGCCATCCTCCTCGCGCTCGGGTTCCAGGCCGCATCGTGCCTCTGCCGGGTGGTGCGGCTCCGGGTCCTCTGCCGGGGCCTCGGCTACACCGTGCCGTTCCCGGCTCTCACGCTCACCCTATTCCTCTCGCTCTTCGCAGGCTCCATCACCCCCGGCCAGGTAGGCGGGGAACCGGTCAGGATCCACCGTCTCTCGCTCTCCGGGCTCACCGTCGGGGACGCCACCACCGTCGTTGTCGTGGAGCGGGTCCTGGACCTCGTGGTCTTCTTCTCCCTCACCCTCGCAGCACTCCTCTCCCTCCGGCACCTCTGGGGGTACCTCGCCGCCACCGTCCTCTACCCGGTCGCGGCCTTCCTGGTTCTGGTCCTGACCCTTATCCTCCTGCTCATCATCCTGATCCGCCATCCGTCTTTTATGAAACGGATGGTGGGCGGCATCACCACCCGCATCCTGGACAAGTGCAGCCGGAGCCGGCGCTGGCTCCGGTTCTGTCCGGGCGCGGGGGACGCAGGTTCCCTGGAAGCGAGGATCGACCACGAGATCGAGGCCTTTGCCGCGGGCTTTTCCCGGTTTGTGAGAGGCGGGCGGCGGGCTCTCATCGGCGCGCTCCTGGTCACCATCTTCGAGTGGATCTCCATCTTCTCCGTGGCGTCGGCCCTTCTCGTCGCTCTCGGGCTGCCGCCGTCCCTGCCGGAGTCCTTCCTCTTCCAGGGGATCCTCCAGATGATCGCAGATATCCCGCTCATCCCCGGCGCGGCCGGGATATCGGAGATCGGCGCCGCCACGCTTTATCGCCGGATCGTGCCCGCCTACCTCCTCGGCCTCTTCGTCGTCCTCTGGCGGCTGATCCTCTATTACTCAAACATCCCTCTCGGCCTCATCGCGGGCGTCCTTGCGGCGAGGGAGCGGTCCGGAGAGACCGGCGAGGGCGATCCAGAACCCCGGCACACCAAAAACCTATAA
- a CDS encoding DUF5612 domain-containing protein, producing MTTDTEMYALSIITENRAGVLRDVATVMADYQANIQMIQQSILTTGPNTGKAYLYFEFEECGDHGRLIADLARVPSVVDVTTYPPFSRIFGSRVIIIGGGAQVAQVAMGAVNEADRHNIRGERISVDTIPLVGEQNLALAVDAVARLPRASILVLAGSLMGGEVSRAVDRVRQTGIPVIALKMAGSVPQHADLVVTDPIQAGVFAVMHVSGRAVFDINRVRGREF from the coding sequence ATGACCACCGATACCGAAATGTATGCCCTGAGTATCATCACCGAGAACAGGGCCGGCGTCCTGCGCGACGTGGCCACGGTGATGGCAGACTACCAGGCAAACATCCAGATGATCCAGCAGTCGATCCTCACCACCGGCCCGAACACCGGGAAGGCCTACCTCTACTTTGAGTTTGAGGAGTGCGGCGACCACGGGAGGCTCATCGCCGACCTTGCGCGAGTTCCGTCCGTCGTCGACGTCACCACCTACCCGCCGTTCTCCCGGATATTCGGGTCGAGGGTGATCATCATCGGCGGCGGCGCACAGGTGGCGCAGGTGGCGATGGGCGCCGTGAACGAGGCGGACCGCCACAACATCCGCGGCGAGCGGATATCGGTGGACACGATCCCCCTCGTCGGCGAGCAGAACCTTGCGCTCGCCGTGGACGCGGTGGCCCGGCTCCCCCGGGCGTCCATCCTGGTGCTCGCCGGGTCGCTGATGGGCGGTGAGGTCTCGCGGGCCGTGGACCGGGTCAGGCAGACAGGCATCCCCGTGATCGCCCTCAAGATGGCGGGGAGCGTCCCGCAGCACGCCGATCTGGTCGTGACCGACCCCATCCAGGCCGGCGTCTTTGCCGTGATGCACGTGAGCGGCAGGGCGGTCTTTGATATAAATCGCGTGCGTGGTCGTGAATTCTGA
- a CDS encoding L-threonylcarbamoyladenylate synthase: MDPIDMAVRVLRRDGLIVYPTETVYGLGADALSEDAVLKVYEAKNRPLSRPISIAVSDMDMLGAVAVLDEAARAFIERFLPGPVTVVLPAKSCLPAILTGGTGLVGIRWPDHEVALAIIARLDSPITATSANVSGEIPPTRPEDVYVPNDYVVDGGELPGTPSTVVDLTTRRILRKGAEWEAVEAFLKTLR; encoded by the coding sequence ATGGATCCCATCGATATGGCAGTCAGGGTACTGCGGAGGGACGGGCTCATCGTCTACCCAACCGAGACGGTCTACGGTCTCGGGGCGGACGCCCTCTCTGAGGACGCGGTACTGAAGGTCTATGAGGCCAAGAACCGCCCGCTCTCGAGACCGATATCGATCGCGGTCTCTGATATGGATATGCTCGGCGCCGTCGCGGTGCTGGACGAGGCCGCCCGGGCCTTCATCGAGCGGTTCCTGCCCGGCCCGGTGACGGTGGTCCTCCCGGCGAAGTCATGCCTGCCGGCAATCCTTACCGGCGGCACTGGTCTTGTCGGCATCAGGTGGCCGGACCACGAGGTCGCGCTTGCGATCATCGCGCGGCTCGACTCCCCGATCACCGCCACCAGCGCGAACGTATCGGGTGAAATCCCGCCGACCCGGCCTGAGGACGTCTATGTCCCGAACGACTACGTGGTCGACGGCGGAGAACTTCCGGGGACGCCGAGCACGGTGGTGGACCTGACCACCCGGCGTATCCTGCGGAAGGGTGCAGAATGGGAAGCGGTGGAAGCATTCCTCAAGACACTACGATGA